CACAGCGCGCAGCCAGCGCACGCGTTCCCAGTATTCAGCCACAGTCACCTTGCGCTTCATGCGCTCCAGGACTTCATCATTGCCCGACTGCACCGGCAGGTGAATGTAGCGGCCCATCTTCGGGTAGGTCCGGAAAAGCTCAGCCAGGGGTTTGGTGAAGTCGTGCGGATTACTCGTCGTAAAACGGAGACGGTCAAGACCGGGCAACTGAACCACCTCTTCCAGGAGGTTCACAAAGGGTCCATTTTCGGTCTCAGCGAGTTTTCCGTCGCGGACCAGATCATGGCCGTAGCTATTCACGTTCTGCCCCAGAAGGGTAATTTCACGCGCGCCATCGGCTAATAGAGTTTTCACCTCGGCAACGATCTCGGCTGCGGGACGCGAAATCTCGCGACCGCGGGTGAAGGGTACAACGCAGAAGGTGCAGAAGTTATCGCAGCCCTGAGCGATGTTCACAAAGCGGGTGATTTCCGCTTTGCCGGTGACCGTGGGTTTGACCGTGGTCGACGCTTCCACGGGAGCATGCGGATGGTCTTCACCGCGGCCTTTTTTAAAGCCCAAAGCCGACACAGTTTTGGACGTTTCCTCGTGCCTTGTGAGGAGCTCCGGCAACTGATCGATCTTCCCCGGGCCCAGGAGAATGTCGATATTGGTGGCTTTCTCCAAGAGCTTTTCGCCTTCGGCCTGCGCCACGCAACCCGCCACAGCGATCTTCATCTGAGGGTTATGTTCCGCGACCTGACGCAAAGCGCCCAGGCGGCTCAAAACTTTGTGCGTGGCTTTTTCCCGAATATGACAGGTATTGAGCAAAACAAGGTCGGCTTGCTCGACCTGATCCGTCGTCTCATAGTTTTGCGACTGCAGCATGCTCAGCATGGTCTCGCTATCCGCGACATTCATCTGACAGCCCCAGGTTTCTACAAAAACCTTTTTCTTGCTCATAACCTGTCCTTCATATCCAGCTTATTTGCGGTTTTTCTTGCGCGCGTCTTTCGCGGCCTTCCGCATCTTCTTTTGTTTATCGCGATCAAATGCAGGTTTGGGCTTGCTGCCGGCGTCGCCGAACATGCCGCCCATATCCCCAAGCCCACCCAGGCCGCCGGGCATCTGGCCCATCTGCGAAGCGGCCTTGCGCATGCTGTTCATCTGGTTGAGCGTGCCCATACCGGGGATCTTTCCCAGCAGGCCGCCCATGTTCTTGCCGAGCATGCCCATCATCTTCCGCATGGCGGTGAAGCGCTTGTGCAGCTCCTCGACTTCCTTCACAGGACGGCCGGAACCTTTGGCGATACGGGACATGCGCGGACGGTCGAGGTTGTCCTGACCAATGCGTTCGCGCTTGGTCATCGAATCGATCATCGCCTTGACCTTGGTCAGCTCGCGATCGTCGATGTTCGCGCCCTTGGGTATCATGTCCTGCATCGGCATCTTGGCGATCAGATCCTTGAGCGATCCCATCTTTTGGATCATCTCGATCTGCTTATAAAAGTCGATATAGCTGAACTGACCCTGGAGCAGCTTCATGGCCTGCGCTTCCTGGTCGTCTTCCGCCACTTTCTGGAAATCCTGCATCAGGCCGACGATATCACCGAGGCCCAGGATGCGGCTCGCGAGGCCTTCGGGACGGAACTCTTCGAGCCGGTCCAGATCTTCGCCCATACCCAGGAATTTAATGGGCTTGCCAGTCACTTCCTTGATGCTGAGCGCCGCACCACCGCGGGCATCGCCATCAAGCTTGGTCATGATCACGCCGCTCAAACTCAGGCGTTCATCAAAGGACTTGGCGGTCGTCACAGCGTCCTGGCCCATCATCGCATCGCAGACGAGCAGGACGTTGTCAGGCTTCGTGGCGCTCTGAATATCCGCCAGCTCCTGCATCAAAGCGGAGTCAATCGTCAAACGACCGGCGGTATCGAAAAGGACGACATCGCAGCCAAGGTCGAAGGCTTTCTGCATCGCTTCCTTACAGATGGTGACGGGATCGGCACCTTCCTTATGGAACACGGGGACGCCGATGCGTTCACCCAGGACTTTAAGCTGCTGGACGGCGGCGGGACGATAGATGTCGGCCGCGACCAGAAGCGGTTTCTTTTTCTGTTTGGTCACAAGATACTTGGCGAGCTTGCCCGTGCTGGTCGTTTTACCAGAACCCTGCAGACCCACCATCATGATGATAGTCGGGCGGTTCACAGCCATCGTCAGCTCGGCGTTCACCGGGCCCATGAGCTGCTCCAGCTCCTCTTTACAGATCATCACGAAGTGATCGGCTGGTGAGACGGCCATGCGGCTGTCGCCTTTGCCCGCACGCAGCGCTACTTCCTGGCCCAAGGCTTTTTCCTGGACGCGTTGCAGGAAGTTTTTGGTCACCGAATATTCAACGTCGGCTTCGAGCAAACTCTTCCGAATCGCGTCGATCGCTTCTTTCACATTCGATTCGTTCAGAACGGCTTTGCCTTTAAGCTTCAGTTTGGCTTCTTTAAAGCCTTCGCTGAGAACATCAAGCATATTTGGATCACCTCGACAGCAAGAGGATGGGGAAAGCGGAGCCCTAAGCAAGCTTCCCGTATAGCCTATTTTCCATAAGCTCGTCAAAATAGAAATAGGCTGAGGCCGGCGTCTTAGCGGGTTTTGACCGGGTTTCGGAGCCCCATTTTTACGAAATTTCGGCGAAAAATCTTTTGTATGTCAATATGACAATGCGAGACTTCGCAGAACACCCTTTTCGATTAATCGGCAGGTGTCCAGTTCGATTTTCCGTGCATCGCTGCTGCGGTAAGCCCCGAAGCCTTGTCCGCCATGGCTTGCCGGTGCATAGCAAGAGCCTTCGCAGGATCACGCGTGCGTCGGGCGCATCCCGATTTTTCACGCAGTGATTCCCGATATTTTTCGCTGAATGATACTTCAGCAGTTGAAAAGAATTTTAAGGACAATTAAAAAGAATTCTGCGAAAATCTTTATCCTCAGTTTGGTTTTTTCCTCTAAAACCCTTATTTTTAAGTAAGATTTGGCAATCAACATTGCTTCAGCACCGGAAGTGATAAATCATCGCGGCAGCATTGCTTTGTTCATGATGATCAAACCCTGGCTGAGACGGTTCCTGTGAACCTGAGTGACTCAGCCGCTTCTCCGGTGGATCTTCAACGATCAAACAAATGAAACGAAGATCTAAGCGACCAAGCTCCATCCAAGGCAGCGGCCCTTGCGTAAAGAGTTATCAGCAGATTTCCAGGAAAGGAAGAGCGTATGGTAACAAATAACAAAAGCCAAGGAATGGTTCACGAACCAAAAACGCATGCACCTCTTGCTGATGGAACCCAACATAATCCCAAGATCCTCCTGATCGACGATGATCCCGTTTTCATCGCCGTCATGAAGCGTTGGGCCATGATGGAAAAAGTTCAGCTGGAGTCTTATGTGAGCCTCGACGAGATGGGCTTCATCGGACTCTTCTCGAATTACGATGTCGCCATACTCGACTATGATCTGGGCTACACCACAGGCATCGAAATTGCACGCTGCACGGATGCGCTCTTGCATCACATGCCGATTGTGATCGTAAGCGCGAAAGATCGAAGCCAGGAGTGTGCGGATGCCCCGACGTGTGTGAAAGCGGTTCTGCAAAAATCGAAAGGCTATAGCCATATCCTCAATGTGGCCACGAATCTATGTCGCTCGAATTCGGAAAACCGATTGCGCGAATTGCGTCGTATGGTCAATTAAAACAGTGTTTTCTTTGAGGATTGGACAGAGAGATAGGATGCAAACGTCCGTCGCAGCCGCGAGGCGCGGCCGAGTCTGCAGCCCGCCAGCTCGGGAACACATCATTCTCCTGGACAACTTCATCAAGCAGGGGAGTGAAAGACTGTGAAAACGTCAGCCGATCATGCGGTTAGCCAGGAAGTGGCCGAGGAGCGCAAGCACGCCGAGTCCATGATTCTTGTGCTCGTATGGTTGCTTTTGGAATTCGGACAGCAGCAAAGTGGACCGACCATGCCCCTTTGGAAGGGATCCTTTACCTTCTTCCTGGCCTGGCTGTTCCTGACCACCCGTTCCACATCCGTCCTTCGTTGGCTTGGGTTGCCTATTGTTTCGTTCCTGGTGTGGTTTCCAACATCCATCAGCAGCGCTTTGATCCAGGCCACAGTGCTGGGGGGACTCTTCCTGCTCTTCAGCCGCTGGCATGGTCGCGATTGGAAGCTCAATACCCGCAGCATTATGAAGGCCCTGGGCCTGACCCTGCTCCTGAGCGTTTTGCGCGTGGGTTTGAATCAGATCCTTCTGCTCGAATATCCGCTCGTGACTTCGGATGTATCTCATCTCTTGTGGAACGGACTGCCAGCTGTGGTATTGCACGCCACGGATCTCTTGGCCACGATCCCGTTTTATATCATGTGTCTGATTCCCCTTCTGCTCGTGCCGTTTCATGCTGATCAGGAAAAAGTCGCGGATGGCCCTGTGCGCGCAGTCTTTTCCTGGAAAGGCGCTGCTCTCGGCGGCATGGTCCTGGTTTTTTGGGGCCTTAAGCTGGCTCACCAGCCAATTCCATTTTCTTCACCCTGGCTGTGGATCGTCGGGCTCCTTTTGGCGAGTTGGGCGGGCATGCGCGGTGTGGTGACCGCAATCTATGGCGCTTACATCATGAACTTCGTGGAATTCCGCGATGCCCAGGACCTTTACAACCGGGTCTGGCAACTCATGGGCCTTGCGGCTCTGACGACAGGCTTCGCGCAGCTCTCGCTGCGGGAAAAGATAAGGATCAAAAACGAGAACACCCAGCTCGAAAATCAGCGCAAGAATCTGCAGGAAAAACTTTTCGCCGAAGAGCGGCAGCATCAGATGCTGAAAGCGCGCGTGGATTCGAGTCAAAGATTGGTGCTGCGTTCGATTCAGGAGCTGCACGCGCACCTTACGCCGGTCGTGCTTTCATCCAAGCTCCTCAGCCAGCAGGAGAACGCCGAGACGGAAGGCATCGTGCGCATTCTGCAAAGCTCGGCGGACAAGCAGATGCAGGTGCTGCAAAGCCTTCAGGATGCGATTCAGATGCCGGGTCAGGGCATGCAGGGGCCGGCCGAAAGAGTCGTTCTGGAAAATCTTTTCAATCAGCTGCTACCGAATATTTCCGAGGTGGCTGCAGCCCGTTCTGTAACGGTGACACTCGGCAATATCGCGTCCCAGGTCGCGGTGCAGAGCTGGCCTTTCGCGCTGCAGGAATCCATGGAGCATCTTCTGCGGCATCTGATTCTTTTTGGTGACCCTGAATCCCAGATCCTGATTCGGGTTTACGCACAGCCGCAAAAAGTTCATCTGCAGTTCCGTCATTCCAATTACACCAACCGCCAGGGGGTCCTTGCTGGATTGGTGGATGGGAATTTGATGTCGAAGGAAGCTCTGGCTTTGGCGGTGAACTTTGATGTCGGTCTTTATACGGCCTGCCGCCTTCTCGAGAGCATGGGCGGTCAGCTGTCCATTTTTGAAAAAGCCGCCCAGCATCATCTGACCTTTGCCATTCAGCTGCCGGCCGCACAGGAAGAGGACGTGATGGTCGAGGCCGCGGCTCCTGCCCCAGCGCCGGTGCCGGACGAGGTGGAAGTCGAAGAGGAACTGCCCAAGCCGCAGCTGGTGGCGATCGACGGACGTCTGCCGCCGCGTCGCCTGCTTTTGGTTGAAGATGATAAGATGACCCAGGAACTCCTGCAGTCGATATTGAAAAATACCGGCATCGAGGTCAGGTCGCACGGCAATGCGCAGGAAGCCTATGAATCCTTCTGCAGCTTCCGGCCCGATGTCGTGATCGCCGATCTTGGGCTGCCGGATTCCAACGGTTTTGAGCTGATGAAGCGCCTGCGCAGCGTGGCGAAGTATGATTTCTATGCCATCGCCTTTTCCGCGAACAACCACCGCAACGTGCTCAAAACCGCTCTATCTGCAGGCTTTGATTCCTTCCTGCCGAAGCCTTTGGCCATCCATGACCTTTGCCGGGCTCTCAGGATCGCGTGAGCCTGTTCACATGCCGTTCGGAAAAGTTTTGTGATCAATGACTCCGCTCGATCGAATCTCCTTCATGCACTTGCCGTAAGCCTGAAGGAGATTCAGGCAATAATCGAGGCGCAGGCGCAGATATTTATCATCCTCGCTCGCGGGCGTTTCGCCATTGAACATCTTCTCGACATCACGAATGATGAAATGCTCCGGCAGATAAAGCAGGCGCGTGTTTTTATAGGATGAAATGCGGAGTTCATTCACGGGATAGGCGCCGCCGCGCGAGCTGCTGACCGCGACGATCAGGGCCGGTTTGTGACCGAGCTCCTGATGCGAGCAGAGCAAAAAGAAGTTTTTCACGGCCGGGGGAACCATGCCGCTCCATTCGGGAACGACGAAGACAAAGGCATCGCTGCTCTGCAGTTCGGCTTTGATGGGATTCCAGATTTTCCAAGTGGGGGCATCCTCCCAGATGCTTTCATCCCACAGCGGCAAGGGATTATTTTCCAGGCTCAGATAATAGGTCGACACTCCCGCCTTGGCTCGCAGGTTCGCATCAATAAAACGCGCGATCTTTCCACTTTGGGATTGCTTGCGGGAACTGCCGTTGAGGATGGTAATTTTCAAGGGTTGGTCCTCCTGGGGGGTAAAGTCGGTTTTGCGCCGACTATAAACCCTCTTCCGGGGGGATTACCAACTCTTTATGATCAAATGGGGGCGGGCGCTTTTCCAGCTGATTTGACCCGAAGAGACGGGAGCCACTTCCTCGGGGGAAACGAGTTCCTCGGGGAAAGGACCGTTATACTGGATCACGCTGTATTGGTAGTCACCAGTTGGCAGACGGAGTTTCTTGGACTGGCCATTGGAGATTTGAAATTCCATCTCGCTGGCCACGCTGGAGCGCACGTAAATGTTTGCATCCCGGTAGGCATTCACAAGTCCGGGAGACGCGGCGCAGGTTGAGCTGCCCTTGCTCTGCACCATTTCCAGTTCCATCGCGATCAGCTGGCTTTCCGTCTGTTCCGAGAAGAGCGGATGCCAGACGCAAGGCAAGGACGAGTTGGGCTGGTCGGCAGAGGAGATGTAAGGAGTTTCGATCGGCTGCAGCGTGACGAGGTAACCCTTGGCCATGCTTTGATCGCGAGGAATGCTGAGGGTGAAGAGACCCACGAGGCTCGCATCTTCGATACGGTGCGAGAGAGCCTGGATTTCCTGAGCGGCTTCCTGAATGGCGACCAGAGCCGCATCGCGATCCCGATTCTTGCCCTGGCAGACTTTGTCCTGCCAGAGTTTGGAACGGAAGCTGAGAGGCAGTTCATTGGGCAGGGAGAAACGCATGATCCGGCAAACCTTGTCGAGTTCCGTGCGTTTTTCCGGGCGTTCGAAAGCCTCGAGCAGCTGCGTGGTCAAAGTCAGACGACGGATCAGAAGATAAGGCTGATGATTCCACTTCGTCGTCATGTTGCGTTTGATTGTTTCGAGCGAAGCGAAAATTTCCGCATCCGAAGGCCGTGGGAGTTGGCAAACGAGGCCTTTTTCCTCGGTCCATTCGAAGTTGCAGTCCGGGGCCAGAAGCTTCAGAGGCTGCAGGATTTCGCGCGCGCCCGGGGATTCCCGACCGAAGGTGATCGAGGATTCCTCGTGATGCTCACAGAGGAGCGCCGAAGCGAGTTCATTCGGCAGATGATCGTATTTCAGGGTATAGCGCTGCGGATGAACCTTGATATCAAGCTCATTGCCCTTCTTGTTCACAAGCTTCGTGTAGTCGATATCAAAGCGGTGCTGACCGAGGACCGACGTCATGAAAATGGACCACTGCTGCGGGAAACCATTCTCGCAACTTTCACGGTCGTATTCACCGATATAGACGTTGGCATTCGTCGAGGATTTCAAATAGATCTTCACGCTTGAGCTGAAGTTGGTCTTCTGCTCAGGCGAAGCATTTCCATTGGCATTGGGTTGCGGATCCAAAAGGTACTGGCAGCCCCAGAGAAGGGCGAAGAGGCCACCGAGTCCAGCGGTAAAGCGCATCCGTGATCGAGAGCGACGGCTCATACGACTCCATATCTGATTTCAAGGTCGCAATTAGAATGTGGAAACTTTCTGTACAGCCAGATCCACAGCTTCATTGAACCCGCCGAGAGAAGGATTCGAGGATTCCACAGACCATGACAGAGGCTGACACAGCTGCAAAACCTTGCGGGATACCACGTAACCTTCTTCATTCTCGGTGATCAGGTGAATATCCTTTGGACCAAATTTTCGACTGGTCTGATTTTTCGCCCAAAGGTAGAGCGAGGGGCTGGTGACGAATTCCCGGCTCAGACGAACAGTTTCAAAGCTGGCTTTGGCGGCCAAAGGAAAGCCGTCCTGCGCAAACTTATCAATACCTTCAATATTATCAAAGGGGCCGTAATCCACCCCGTCGATTTCAACATAAGTCGTGAGCACGGGCGGCTTGAGGGCTGCCTTGATGGAATTCACTCCCAGCAAGACAAAAAGACTCAACGCGCTCATACCTACGGCTGCTCGTTTCAGCAGTGTTGCCCTGCGGTCCATTGGACTCCCAGTACCATAAGATCTGAATTGATGGATTCACTAACAGCATAGCATAGCAACCTGGGTTTTACCTCCCATGTGACGCATTTTTT
This window of the Oligoflexus sp. genome carries:
- the miaB gene encoding tRNA (N6-isopentenyl adenosine(37)-C2)-methylthiotransferase MiaB, which encodes MSKKKVFVETWGCQMNVADSETMLSMLQSQNYETTDQVEQADLVLLNTCHIREKATHKVLSRLGALRQVAEHNPQMKIAVAGCVAQAEGEKLLEKATNIDILLGPGKIDQLPELLTRHEETSKTVSALGFKKGRGEDHPHAPVEASTTVKPTVTGKAEITRFVNIAQGCDNFCTFCVVPFTRGREISRPAAEIVAEVKTLLADGAREITLLGQNVNSYGHDLVRDGKLAETENGPFVNLLEEVVQLPGLDRLRFTTSNPHDFTKPLAELFRTYPKMGRYIHLPVQSGNDEVLERMKRKVTVAEYWERVRWLRAVDPEMALSTDLIVGFPGETDEQFEDTLKLVEAVRFSFIFAFKYSPRKGTAAARFREQVPEDVMSRRLAALNELQDRITLEMNLAEIGRTREVLCHYKSRKEDNVYYARTEQFRLVKIPAERDLVGKIFNVEIIDANKTALVGRLV
- the ffh gene encoding signal recognition particle protein, which encodes MLDVLSEGFKEAKLKLKGKAVLNESNVKEAIDAIRKSLLEADVEYSVTKNFLQRVQEKALGQEVALRAGKGDSRMAVSPADHFVMICKEELEQLMGPVNAELTMAVNRPTIIMMVGLQGSGKTTSTGKLAKYLVTKQKKKPLLVAADIYRPAAVQQLKVLGERIGVPVFHKEGADPVTICKEAMQKAFDLGCDVVLFDTAGRLTIDSALMQELADIQSATKPDNVLLVCDAMMGQDAVTTAKSFDERLSLSGVIMTKLDGDARGGAALSIKEVTGKPIKFLGMGEDLDRLEEFRPEGLASRILGLGDIVGLMQDFQKVAEDDQEAQAMKLLQGQFSYIDFYKQIEMIQKMGSLKDLIAKMPMQDMIPKGANIDDRELTKVKAMIDSMTKRERIGQDNLDRPRMSRIAKGSGRPVKEVEELHKRFTAMRKMMGMLGKNMGGLLGKIPGMGTLNQMNSMRKAASQMGQMPGGLGGLGDMGGMFGDAGSKPKPAFDRDKQKKMRKAAKDARKKNRK
- a CDS encoding response regulator, producing the protein MVTNNKSQGMVHEPKTHAPLADGTQHNPKILLIDDDPVFIAVMKRWAMMEKVQLESYVSLDEMGFIGLFSNYDVAILDYDLGYTTGIEIARCTDALLHHMPIVIVSAKDRSQECADAPTCVKAVLQKSKGYSHILNVATNLCRSNSENRLRELRRMVN
- a CDS encoding ATP-binding response regulator, with translation MKTSADHAVSQEVAEERKHAESMILVLVWLLLEFGQQQSGPTMPLWKGSFTFFLAWLFLTTRSTSVLRWLGLPIVSFLVWFPTSISSALIQATVLGGLFLLFSRWHGRDWKLNTRSIMKALGLTLLLSVLRVGLNQILLLEYPLVTSDVSHLLWNGLPAVVLHATDLLATIPFYIMCLIPLLLVPFHADQEKVADGPVRAVFSWKGAALGGMVLVFWGLKLAHQPIPFSSPWLWIVGLLLASWAGMRGVVTAIYGAYIMNFVEFRDAQDLYNRVWQLMGLAALTTGFAQLSLREKIRIKNENTQLENQRKNLQEKLFAEERQHQMLKARVDSSQRLVLRSIQELHAHLTPVVLSSKLLSQQENAETEGIVRILQSSADKQMQVLQSLQDAIQMPGQGMQGPAERVVLENLFNQLLPNISEVAAARSVTVTLGNIASQVAVQSWPFALQESMEHLLRHLILFGDPESQILIRVYAQPQKVHLQFRHSNYTNRQGVLAGLVDGNLMSKEALALAVNFDVGLYTACRLLESMGGQLSIFEKAAQHHLTFAIQLPAAQEEDVMVEAAAPAPAPVPDEVEVEEELPKPQLVAIDGRLPPRRLLLVEDDKMTQELLQSILKNTGIEVRSHGNAQEAYESFCSFRPDVVIADLGLPDSNGFELMKRLRSVAKYDFYAIAFSANNHRNVLKTALSAGFDSFLPKPLAIHDLCRALRIA
- a CDS encoding NAD(P)H-dependent oxidoreductase gives rise to the protein MKITILNGSSRKQSQSGKIARFIDANLRAKAGVSTYYLSLENNPLPLWDESIWEDAPTWKIWNPIKAELQSSDAFVFVVPEWSGMVPPAVKNFFLLCSHQELGHKPALIVAVSSSRGGAYPVNELRISSYKNTRLLYLPEHFIIRDVEKMFNGETPASEDDKYLRLRLDYCLNLLQAYGKCMKEIRSSGVIDHKTFPNGM